A part of Streptomyces sp. DSM 40750 genomic DNA contains:
- a CDS encoding alpha/beta hydrolase, with amino-acid sequence MTKRLARRAVLSGGLAGGLALAGTGVGAGGGRAWAAGAGRGPGGAAGAGAEAYVPISVGAGGGPVGSDRVHVLMVGPRDAGTVVVLVPGMFGAANDFRLMARDLVARVPGVQVWAVDRREENLTDRSGFGGGDPVGYYLDGRYRALEPARAGFFGGWGLERALEDLRCVVLAARGDGRRRVVLGGHSWGATSALAYAAWDFAGRGGYRDLAGLAVLDGGVRGAFEGTGTPVRDSPEEVRERLAAIAGGRVFDMTLSGVGLGSRAESTQIWYQLAGWYAHHDPEGRSVLQERVPEALRVPFPVTNAALLGTFVDAGFGWPNDISVHSGHLAAEGDGNGVRGWVDDGITPIGRVAEAYAGPVPGVWEWYWPARLSVDLDVSDVYADTDLARSLGLRLRHAAGLDIPLYAFQTSYSKGTVVEGARRVVAESRIPYAVHETDEGMNHLDPLFAATDRNTATRTLAEFVGRVVAEAR; translated from the coding sequence ATGACGAAGCGGCTGGCGCGTAGAGCGGTGTTGAGTGGTGGGCTGGCCGGAGGGCTGGCTCTGGCGGGGACAGGGGTCGGGGCGGGAGGTGGGCGGGCCTGGGCGGCCGGTGCCGGGCGGGGGCCCGGTGGGGCGGCCGGAGCGGGTGCGGAGGCCTATGTGCCGATCTCCGTGGGGGCCGGGGGTGGGCCCGTCGGAAGTGACCGGGTGCATGTCCTCATGGTGGGGCCGCGGGATGCGGGGACCGTCGTGGTGCTGGTGCCGGGGATGTTCGGGGCGGCCAATGACTTTCGGCTGATGGCTCGGGATCTGGTCGCGCGGGTGCCGGGCGTTCAGGTGTGGGCCGTTGATCGGCGGGAGGAGAACCTGACCGATCGCAGTGGGTTCGGGGGTGGTGACCCGGTGGGGTACTACCTCGACGGCCGGTATCGGGCGTTGGAGCCGGCCCGGGCCGGGTTCTTCGGGGGGTGGGGGCTGGAACGGGCCCTTGAAGATCTTCGGTGTGTCGTGCTGGCCGCTCGGGGCGACGGGCGGCGGCGGGTCGTGCTCGGGGGGCATTCCTGGGGTGCGACCAGCGCGCTGGCGTATGCGGCCTGGGATTTCGCGGGGCGGGGCGGGTACCGGGATCTCGCCGGGCTGGCGGTCCTCGACGGGGGTGTGCGCGGGGCGTTCGAGGGGACCGGGACGCCCGTGCGGGACTCGCCGGAGGAGGTACGGGAGCGGCTCGCGGCGATCGCCGGCGGGCGCGTCTTCGACATGACGCTCAGCGGGGTCGGGCTGGGCAGCCGGGCGGAGAGTACGCAGATCTGGTACCAGCTCGCCGGGTGGTACGCCCATCACGACCCCGAGGGGCGGTCCGTCCTCCAGGAGCGGGTGCCCGAGGCGCTGCGGGTGCCGTTCCCGGTGACCAACGCCGCGCTGCTGGGGACCTTCGTCGACGCCGGGTTCGGCTGGCCCAACGACATCAGCGTCCACTCCGGGCACCTCGCCGCCGAGGGGGACGGGAACGGCGTACGGGGGTGGGTCGATGACGGGATCACGCCCATCGGGCGGGTCGCGGAGGCGTACGCCGGGCCCGTACCGGGGGTGTGGGAGTGGTACTGGCCCGCCCGGCTGTCCGTGGATCTGGATGTCAGTGACGTCTACGCCGACACCGATCTCGCCCGTTCCCTCGGGCTGCGGCTGCGGCACGCCGCCGGGCTCGACATCCCGCTCTACGCCTTCCAGACCAGCTACTCCAAGGGAACCGTCGTGGAGGGCGCCCGGCGGGTCGTCGCCGAGTCCCGTATCCCGTACGCCGTCCACGAGACCGACGAGGGCATGAACCACCTCGACCCGCTCTTCGCCGCCACGGACCGGAACACGGCCACGCGCACGCTGGCGGAGTTCGTGGGGAGGGTGGTGGCGGAGGCGCGGTGA
- a CDS encoding cytochrome P450 family protein — MRAPTLDELAPDGHDFATDPHAVYAALRAKGPVHRVHIPQTGDCWLVLSRDAARAALTDSRLSNDIRHSAWERDGGNAIGLNMLQSDPPQHTRLRQSVAAHFTPARTASLRPRIEEIATALLSKLPARGTADLVSRYALPLPVAVICEILGVPDTDRNVFHDWSTELVMPTSPEATAGAAAALTDYLTALIARKRAAPDETLLSELTATAPEALSAEELLGMAFLILVAGHETTVNLISATVHSLLTHPDQLAALRTDFALTGATIEESLRYNSPVHAAVLRFAAEPLILADTPISPGDAVQVSLAAASRDPLRFPSPDRFDLTRRPNSHLAFGHGIHHCLGAPLARIEATIALRLLLRHHPHLAFATTPTSLTWRTSTMLRGLPELPVRLG; from the coding sequence ATGCGAGCACCCACGCTGGACGAACTGGCCCCCGACGGCCACGACTTCGCGACCGACCCCCACGCCGTCTACGCGGCCCTGCGTGCGAAGGGCCCCGTGCACCGGGTGCACATCCCGCAGACGGGTGACTGCTGGCTGGTCCTGAGCCGGGACGCCGCCCGGGCCGCGCTGACGGACTCCCGGCTGAGCAACGACATCCGCCACTCCGCCTGGGAGAGGGACGGCGGCAACGCCATCGGCCTCAACATGCTCCAGAGCGACCCGCCGCAGCACACCCGGCTGCGCCAGTCGGTCGCCGCGCACTTCACCCCCGCCCGGACGGCGTCCTTACGCCCCCGGATCGAGGAGATCGCGACGGCCCTGCTGTCGAAACTGCCCGCTCGGGGCACGGCGGACCTGGTGAGCCGGTACGCGCTGCCGCTCCCCGTAGCGGTGATCTGCGAGATCCTGGGCGTCCCCGACACCGACCGAAACGTGTTCCACGACTGGTCGACGGAGCTGGTGATGCCGACGTCTCCGGAAGCGACGGCAGGCGCGGCGGCAGCCCTCACGGACTACCTCACGGCCCTGATAGCCCGAAAACGCGCCGCCCCGGACGAAACCCTGCTGAGCGAACTGACGGCGACGGCCCCCGAAGCCCTCTCCGCCGAGGAGCTCCTCGGCATGGCCTTCCTCATCCTCGTCGCGGGCCACGAGACGACGGTCAACCTCATCTCGGCGACCGTCCACAGCCTGCTCACCCACCCCGACCAACTGGCGGCCCTGCGCACGGACTTCGCCCTGACCGGCGCGACGATAGAGGAATCCCTCCGCTACAACTCCCCGGTCCACGCCGCGGTCTTGCGCTTCGCCGCCGAACCCCTGATCCTCGCGGACACCCCGATCTCTCCCGGCGACGCCGTGCAGGTCTCCCTGGCCGCGGCGTCCCGCGACCCCCTCCGCTTCCCGTCCCCCGACCGCTTCGACCTCACCCGCCGCCCCAACTCCCACCTCGCCTTCGGTCACGGCATCCACCACTGCCTGGGCGCCCCCCTCGCCCGCATCGAAGCCACCATCGCCCTACGGCTCCTCCTCCGACACCACCCCCACCTCGCCTTCGCCACCACCCCCACCTCCCTCACCTGGCGAACCAGCACCATGCTGAGGGGCCTGCCGGAGCTGCCGGTCCGCCTGGGGTGA
- a CDS encoding TetR/AcrR family transcriptional regulator — protein MTVGADRSTPPPRRRDAQRNWELLVAAAHEVFTEQGLDAPLDVIARRAGVGNATLYRHFPSRAVLIDAVFHDQLTDTMAVGERVRNAPDAWTGLNEYLGAVFGTLAADLGTNDLMTTHVPGVGVLEDVHEHNRRTLDHLLGRGRDEGTVRPDITTEDVLFALAALGRAVPALTAATAPDAWRRPLALLLDSLRPPRPTAAPPQPLPGPALTDAQLGDVLEALGPHRAARG, from the coding sequence ATGACCGTCGGTGCGGACCGCTCGACACCGCCGCCACGGCGGCGCGACGCGCAGCGCAACTGGGAACTGCTGGTGGCGGCGGCCCATGAGGTGTTCACCGAGCAGGGGCTCGACGCGCCGCTGGATGTGATCGCCCGCCGGGCGGGAGTGGGGAACGCGACGCTCTACCGGCACTTCCCGAGCCGTGCCGTCCTCATCGACGCCGTCTTCCACGACCAGCTCACCGACACGATGGCCGTCGGGGAGCGCGTCCGGAATGCGCCGGACGCCTGGACCGGGCTCAACGAATACCTCGGCGCGGTCTTCGGCACGCTGGCCGCCGACCTCGGCACGAACGACCTCATGACCACCCACGTACCGGGCGTCGGTGTCCTTGAGGACGTGCACGAGCACAACCGGCGGACCCTCGACCATCTGCTGGGGCGCGGCCGCGACGAGGGCACCGTCCGGCCCGACATCACCACCGAGGACGTCCTCTTCGCCCTCGCCGCCCTCGGCCGCGCCGTCCCCGCCCTCACCGCCGCGACCGCCCCCGACGCCTGGCGCCGCCCCCTGGCCCTCCTCCTCGACAGCCTCCGCCCGCCCCGGCCCACGGCCGCCCCGCCGCAGCCCCTGCCCGGCCCCGCCCTCACCGACGCCCAACTCGGGGACGTACTGGAGGCGTTGGGACCTCATCGCGCGGCGAGGGGATAG
- a CDS encoding ferredoxin: MKVHVDEAKCCGAGQCVLIAPEVFDQRDEDGIVVLLDTEPTPPHHPAVREAAAVCPAAAITVDDET; encoded by the coding sequence ATGAAGGTCCACGTGGACGAGGCGAAGTGCTGCGGCGCCGGCCAGTGCGTCCTCATCGCCCCCGAAGTCTTCGACCAGCGCGACGAGGACGGCATCGTCGTACTCCTCGACACGGAACCCACCCCGCCGCACCACCCGGCCGTCCGCGAGGCGGCGGCGGTCTGCCCGGCGGCGGCGATCACCGTCGACGACGAGACATGA
- a CDS encoding cytochrome P450, whose amino-acid sequence MGQVETSRDETSQDGTIRDETIRNNRTRTDGDSDVVRLPMPSAGPLDPPAEWERLRAQCPVATVELPSGDRAKFVSRYDDVRALLSDPRFSRPRAGDDTARLSADGSGGAAADASSDYELAIPETGEPHLRWRRQVGRYFTAKRMAALRPGMAKIAETLLDEMIERGQPGDLKAALGFPLPVYVICDLLGAPAEDRDRFSHWSDAFLNVSRFSKEETGAAFTEFARYMAELVAAKRAAPGEDLISMLIVESAALPEADRLTDAELLATGMGLLVAGHETTANMIGKMAALLLADRSRWEQLLADPSLVRTAVEEVLRFDANLGGFGMRRYLSEDVDLDGELLPGGTTVFCGMSAANRDERVFTGADEMDLTRSPNPHLTFGAGPHSCLGQALARTELQVVLEVLLRKLPTLELAVPAEELRKVEGLLVGGLREVPVRW is encoded by the coding sequence ATGGGCCAGGTCGAAACGAGCCGCGACGAGACAAGCCAGGACGGGACAATCCGGGACGAGACAATCCGGAACAACCGGACCAGGACGGATGGGGACAGCGATGTCGTCCGGCTGCCGATGCCGAGCGCCGGCCCCCTGGACCCGCCCGCCGAGTGGGAACGACTGCGTGCGCAGTGCCCGGTGGCCACGGTCGAGCTGCCGAGCGGCGACCGGGCGAAGTTCGTGAGCCGCTACGACGACGTCCGCGCCCTCCTGTCCGACCCCCGCTTCTCCCGTCCGCGCGCCGGGGACGACACCGCTCGGCTCTCCGCAGACGGCTCGGGCGGCGCCGCGGCCGACGCGTCCTCCGACTACGAGCTGGCGATCCCGGAGACCGGCGAGCCGCATCTGCGCTGGCGGCGCCAGGTCGGCCGGTACTTCACCGCGAAACGCATGGCGGCCCTGCGCCCCGGCATGGCGAAGATCGCCGAGACCCTGCTCGACGAGATGATCGAGCGCGGACAGCCCGGCGATCTCAAGGCCGCCCTCGGCTTCCCGCTCCCGGTCTACGTCATCTGCGACCTGCTCGGCGCGCCGGCCGAGGACCGGGACCGCTTCTCGCACTGGTCCGACGCGTTCCTGAACGTCAGCCGTTTCTCGAAGGAGGAGACCGGGGCGGCGTTCACCGAGTTCGCGCGGTACATGGCCGAACTCGTCGCGGCGAAGCGCGCCGCACCCGGCGAGGACCTGATCAGCATGCTGATCGTGGAGAGCGCCGCGCTGCCGGAGGCCGACCGGCTCACCGACGCCGAACTCCTCGCCACCGGCATGGGGTTGCTGGTCGCGGGCCACGAGACCACCGCGAACATGATCGGCAAGATGGCCGCGCTGCTGCTGGCCGACCGCAGCCGCTGGGAGCAGTTGCTCGCCGATCCGTCCCTCGTCCGTACGGCGGTCGAGGAGGTGCTGCGCTTCGACGCCAACCTCGGCGGCTTCGGCATGCGGCGCTATCTGAGCGAGGACGTCGACCTCGACGGGGAGCTGCTGCCCGGCGGCACCACCGTGTTCTGCGGTATGTCCGCCGCCAACCGTGACGAGCGGGTCTTCACCGGCGCCGACGAGATGGACCTCACCCGCAGCCCCAACCCCCACCTCACCTTCGGCGCCGGCCCCCACTCCTGCCTCGGCCAGGCCCTCGCCCGCACCGAGCTCCAGGTCGTCCTCGAAGTCCTCCTCCGCAAACTCCCCACCCTCGAACTCGCCGTCCCCGCCGAGGAGTTGCGCAAGGTCGAAGGGCTCCTCGTGGGCGGCCTGCGCGAGGTCCCGGTGCGCTGGTGA
- a CDS encoding MarR family winged helix-turn-helix transcriptional regulator encodes MDAREAGERIERELLILTRNRETSTPRGVRDGGALDRSAYVLLSRLEAQGPMSIPDFVEAFGFAASTFTRQTSALLRDGLVERTLDPDGGVARKFRITDQGSARLAEQREEFVTGLTGVIADWPAERLQRFVADLEQFNTDIERVSGRSWPRPMADER; translated from the coding sequence GTGGATGCCCGAGAGGCGGGGGAGCGCATCGAGCGGGAGCTGCTGATCCTGACGCGGAACCGTGAGACGTCGACGCCCCGAGGTGTCCGCGACGGCGGTGCCCTCGACCGTAGCGCCTACGTCCTGCTCAGCAGACTCGAGGCCCAAGGGCCCATGTCCATCCCGGACTTCGTGGAGGCGTTCGGGTTCGCCGCGTCCACGTTCACCCGGCAGACCTCGGCGCTTCTGCGCGACGGCCTGGTGGAGCGGACCCTCGACCCCGACGGGGGAGTGGCCCGCAAGTTCCGGATCACCGACCAGGGGTCGGCGCGCCTCGCCGAGCAGCGCGAGGAGTTCGTCACCGGCCTGACCGGCGTCATCGCCGACTGGCCCGCCGAACGCCTCCAGCGCTTCGTCGCCGACCTGGAGCAGTTCAACACCGACATCGAACGCGTCAGCGGGCGTTCCTGGCCACGGCCGATGGCCGACGAACGCTGA
- a CDS encoding SCO2400 family protein, translated as MDYCTSCRRHLNGALVCPGCGAYAPDIAPATIDSRVVPAPATGTTTGSVMLPMVPTVPAATWEYGAMGGGWQEGTPAHGLAGDGFATDEYATEQLTTDGFTADRLTADGFAADRLTANGFAADRLTANGFPADRLAAEAPAAGLGGDGAARSEAPLTETSGIEDVDVDADVDVEGVPTAPQGRAARRRQLARWKKNQRRAVVATAVALVGGGLTVIGMDRQSTDRTQAATAPDAESLGGVKEQGSQRGRTSATETDDTRRTSNSPTKRSPGTSTSRDRSAADTPNSREGTPSSPRTAASTPSGQQARTGSSTTGKTATDAATGTPTDETTTPPATDDAGSSTDTGTGTDTSTGTDSGSGSDAGSDTGTDTSDGSSSDTATTSPSGLCLLGIVCVS; from the coding sequence ATGGACTACTGCACCTCATGTCGCCGACATCTCAACGGAGCCCTCGTGTGCCCCGGCTGCGGTGCCTACGCGCCCGACATAGCCCCGGCCACGATCGACAGCCGCGTCGTCCCGGCCCCGGCGACCGGGACGACCACCGGGTCGGTGATGCTCCCGATGGTGCCGACGGTGCCTGCGGCGACCTGGGAGTACGGCGCCATGGGCGGCGGTTGGCAGGAGGGCACACCGGCGCACGGCTTGGCGGGGGACGGGTTCGCGACGGACGAGTACGCCACAGAACAGTTGACGACGGACGGCTTCACGGCCGACCGGTTGACGGCGGACGGCTTCGCAGCCGACCGGTTGACGGCGAACGGCTTCGCAGCCGACCGGTTGACGGCGAACGGCTTCCCGGCCGACCGGTTGGCCGCCGAGGCGCCCGCGGCCGGACTCGGCGGGGATGGGGCCGCGCGGTCCGAGGCCCCGCTCACCGAGACGTCCGGCATCGAGGACGTAGACGTAGACGCTGACGTGGATGTGGAGGGTGTGCCGACGGCGCCACAGGGGCGGGCCGCGCGGCGGCGCCAGCTGGCGCGGTGGAAGAAGAACCAGCGCCGGGCCGTGGTCGCGACCGCGGTCGCGCTGGTCGGCGGCGGCCTGACCGTCATCGGGATGGACCGGCAGTCCACCGACCGGACCCAGGCGGCCACGGCGCCGGACGCCGAGAGCCTGGGCGGCGTCAAGGAGCAGGGCTCGCAGCGCGGCCGTACGTCGGCGACGGAGACCGACGACACCCGGCGCACCTCGAACAGCCCCACCAAGCGGTCACCGGGCACCAGCACCTCGCGCGACCGCTCGGCCGCCGATACGCCGAACTCCCGCGAGGGCACTCCCAGCTCCCCCCGTACGGCCGCGTCGACGCCGTCCGGCCAGCAGGCGCGAACCGGCTCCTCCACCACCGGCAAGACGGCCACCGACGCCGCCACCGGTACACCGACGGACGAGACGACCACGCCTCCGGCCACCGACGACGCCGGCTCCTCGACGGACACCGGTACGGGTACGGACACGAGCACCGGCACGGACTCGGGCAGTGGCTCGGACGCCGGCTCGGACACGGGCACGGACACGTCGGACGGTTCGAGCTCCGACACGGCGACCACCTCACCGTCGGGGCTGTGCCTGCTCGGCATCGTGTGCGTGAGCTGA
- a CDS encoding lysyl oxidase family protein, translating to MALADEEPMTSQMTSSNSPTNGPGTDGTGEGATDRTRGQERRSRLTRPGLATLASLTVVAAIAGAAPGAGAAPAATPGKPQLKLIAASNSVTLTRYEWSQGVSLQLGTYISVDNAPLEFQVTRKSYKDPIVAKQILRDGKTTKTKTLPKGMLNDFSGLTGFLEISVKNAAGEEVVKSEGNFCPNNASGRIRPDAPATNHYPQSCSTNPWTLGSVWGVEKGWAANTTNWDYDRGVDLPVGEYTAQVGVAKKYRDLFGIPDDRPTIKVTVREETEEGGEGLTTSKSSSSAHHGGAHGGDHAAQSAPAGQPAMDGHYGPRGADAPTPPELSYALKDRGLANHLGDGAGHTDGSRIAPALKPAAKRPTGKAGAPANIPKPDLRSLPAWDIAVTDGEDGDAPGKDYLAFSANVWNAGPAPLVVDGFRKPGADLMDAYQYFYDADGKQVGYTPTGTMEWDPRAGHEHWHFTDFASYRLLSEDQTKEVRSGKEAFCLANTDAIDYTVKNANWHPENTDLSTACGSQDAISVREVLDVGSGDTYTQYRPGQSFDITDLPNGTYYIQVIANPENRLQETNHKNNIALRKVVLSGEPGARTVQVPPHELIDAK from the coding sequence ATGGCACTCGCAGACGAGGAACCGATGACCAGCCAGATGACCAGTTCGAACAGTCCGACGAACGGGCCGGGGACCGACGGTACGGGCGAGGGGGCGACCGACCGGACGAGAGGCCAGGAGCGCCGCAGTCGCCTGACGCGTCCGGGTCTCGCCACCCTGGCGTCGCTCACCGTGGTGGCCGCCATCGCCGGGGCCGCTCCCGGCGCCGGTGCCGCGCCCGCCGCGACGCCCGGCAAGCCGCAGCTCAAGCTGATCGCCGCGTCGAACTCCGTGACGCTCACCCGCTACGAGTGGTCCCAGGGCGTCAGCCTGCAGCTCGGGACGTACATCTCGGTCGACAACGCGCCCCTGGAGTTCCAGGTGACGCGGAAGTCGTACAAGGACCCGATCGTCGCCAAGCAGATCCTCCGCGACGGCAAGACCACGAAGACGAAGACCCTGCCCAAGGGGATGCTGAACGATTTCTCCGGGCTGACCGGCTTCCTGGAGATCTCGGTCAAGAACGCGGCCGGGGAAGAGGTGGTGAAGAGCGAGGGGAACTTCTGCCCGAACAACGCCTCGGGCCGGATCCGCCCGGACGCCCCGGCGACCAACCACTATCCGCAGAGCTGCTCCACCAACCCGTGGACGCTGGGCTCGGTGTGGGGCGTCGAGAAGGGCTGGGCGGCCAACACCACCAACTGGGACTACGACAGGGGGGTGGACCTGCCGGTGGGCGAGTACACCGCCCAGGTGGGCGTGGCGAAGAAGTACCGCGACCTGTTCGGCATACCCGACGACCGGCCGACCATCAAGGTGACGGTGCGGGAGGAGACCGAGGAGGGCGGCGAGGGCCTGACCACGTCGAAGTCCTCGTCCTCCGCCCACCACGGCGGCGCTCACGGTGGCGACCACGCGGCGCAGTCCGCTCCGGCCGGACAGCCGGCCATGGACGGTCATTACGGCCCGCGCGGCGCCGACGCCCCGACGCCGCCCGAGCTCTCCTACGCCCTCAAGGACCGAGGCCTCGCGAACCACCTGGGCGACGGCGCCGGCCACACCGACGGCTCGCGCATCGCGCCCGCGCTGAAGCCCGCCGCCAAGCGGCCCACCGGCAAGGCGGGTGCCCCGGCGAACATCCCCAAGCCGGACCTGCGGTCGCTGCCCGCCTGGGACATCGCCGTCACCGACGGCGAGGACGGCGACGCACCCGGCAAGGACTACCTCGCCTTCAGCGCGAACGTCTGGAACGCGGGCCCCGCGCCCCTCGTGGTCGACGGCTTCCGCAAGCCCGGCGCGGACCTGATGGACGCGTACCAGTACTTCTACGACGCCGACGGCAAGCAGGTCGGCTACACCCCCACCGGCACCATGGAGTGGGACCCGCGCGCGGGCCACGAGCACTGGCACTTCACGGACTTCGCCAGCTACCGCCTGCTCAGCGAGGACCAGACGAAGGAGGTGCGCTCCGGCAAGGAGGCGTTCTGCCTGGCCAACACCGACGCCATCGACTACACGGTGAAGAACGCCAACTGGCACCCGGAGAACACCGACCTGTCCACCGCGTGCGGTTCGCAGGACGCCATCTCCGTACGTGAGGTCCTCGACGTCGGCTCCGGCGACACGTACACCCAGTACCGTCCCGGCCAGTCCTTCGACATCACCGACCTGCCGAACGGCACGTACTACATCCAGGTCATCGCCAACCCGGAGAACCGCCTTCAGGAGACCAACCACAAGAACAACATCGCCCTCCGCAAGGTCGTCCTGAGCGGTGAGCCGGGCGCCCGCACGGTCCAGGTGCCGCCGCACGAGCTGATCGACGCGAAGTAA
- a CDS encoding MFS transporter, which produces MSHTLDRPADAGAGAPLRPNAVVAVLALAGIVVALMQTLVIPIVPELPRLLDAPASDTAWAVTATLLAAAVATPVVGRLGDMFGKRRMLLLSIVLLVSGSVVCALADSLVPMIIGRGLQGLAAAVIPLGISVMRDVLPAERLAGSTALMSASLGVGGALGLPAAAFIADNWDWHLLFWTSAALGALSFLLVLRVVPESKVRTGGRFDLVGSLGLSAGLVSLLLAVSKGGDWGWTSGTTLGLFTAAVVVLGSWGVYELRAKQPLVDLRTTARPQVLFTNLASIALGFSMFAMSLVLPQLLQLPEETGYGLGKSMMTVGLVLAPQGLVMMAMSAVSAALTKAKGPKVTLMVGALIVATGYGLNIVLMSEVWHLVLVSCVIGGGVGFTYGAMPALIMGAVPESETAAANSLNTLMRSLGTSFASALAGVILAQMTTDFGGYALPSENGFKVVMAIGAGAALLAFLLASFIPKRRAAVPAAAAAEGPAERAEVAGAKA; this is translated from the coding sequence ATGTCCCACACCCTCGACCGACCCGCCGACGCGGGTGCCGGCGCCCCGCTGAGGCCGAATGCCGTGGTGGCGGTACTGGCGCTGGCCGGGATCGTCGTCGCGCTGATGCAGACGCTGGTCATTCCGATCGTGCCCGAGCTGCCGAGGCTGCTGGACGCGCCGGCGTCGGACACCGCGTGGGCGGTCACCGCGACGCTGCTGGCGGCGGCGGTGGCCACGCCGGTCGTCGGACGGCTGGGCGACATGTTCGGCAAGCGGCGGATGCTGCTCCTGAGCATCGTGCTGCTGGTGTCCGGTTCGGTGGTCTGCGCACTGGCCGACTCGCTCGTCCCGATGATCATCGGGCGGGGGCTCCAGGGGCTGGCGGCCGCAGTCATCCCACTCGGCATCAGCGTCATGCGGGACGTCCTGCCCGCCGAGCGCCTCGCCGGGTCGACCGCGCTGATGAGTGCCTCCCTCGGTGTCGGAGGCGCCCTCGGTCTGCCCGCCGCCGCGTTCATCGCGGACAACTGGGACTGGCACCTGCTGTTCTGGACCTCCGCCGCCCTCGGCGCCCTGTCCTTCCTGCTGGTCCTGAGGGTCGTACCGGAGTCGAAGGTGCGCACCGGCGGCCGTTTCGACCTCGTCGGGTCGCTCGGGCTGTCCGCCGGACTGGTCTCGCTGCTGCTGGCCGTCTCCAAGGGCGGCGACTGGGGCTGGACGAGCGGGACGACGCTGGGGCTGTTCACCGCCGCGGTGGTGGTCCTCGGGTCGTGGGGCGTCTACGAGCTGCGGGCGAAGCAGCCGCTGGTCGATCTGCGGACCACCGCCCGGCCGCAGGTGCTGTTCACCAACCTCGCCTCGATCGCGCTCGGCTTCTCGATGTTCGCTATGTCCCTGGTCCTGCCGCAGCTGCTCCAGCTGCCGGAGGAGACCGGCTACGGCCTCGGCAAGTCCATGATGACCGTCGGCCTGGTGCTGGCCCCGCAGGGTCTGGTGATGATGGCCATGTCCGCCGTGTCCGCGGCGCTCACCAAGGCCAAGGGGCCGAAGGTGACACTGATGGTCGGTGCCCTGATCGTCGCCACCGGTTACGGCCTCAACATCGTCCTCATGAGCGAGGTCTGGCACCTCGTCCTCGTCTCCTGCGTCATCGGCGGCGGTGTCGGCTTCACCTACGGCGCGATGCCCGCCCTGATCATGGGTGCCGTGCCGGAGTCCGAGACGGCCGCCGCCAACAGCCTCAACACGCTGATGCGCTCGCTCGGCACCTCGTTCGCCAGCGCCCTCGCCGGCGTCATCCTCGCCCAGATGACCACCGACTTCGGCGGCTACGCCCTCCCCTCGGAGAACGGCTTCAAGGTCGTCATGGCCATCGGCGCCGGTGCCGCCCTCCTCGCCTTCCTCCTCGCCTCCTTCATCCCGAAGCGCCGCGCCGCCGTCCCGGCGGCGGCCGCCGCCGAGGGCCCGGCCGAGCGGGCGGAGGTCGCCGGGGCGAAGGCGTAA
- a CDS encoding AAA family ATPase — MIIERAYAHVASSGEGESGKGEPGGRGWPWSVPCVRGLVADGLRFTAPVTYLVGENGSGKSTLVEALAEGFGLDSWGGSHDWRYAAHRPKSVLGERIRFDAAPGGRRMLGSWSARKGFFLRAETALDALDREGFAPESVSHGEGFLAAFRGKFLQPGLYVMDEPEAALSFTSCLELLGHIDQLVKRGGQVICATHSPLLTALPGADIIEVGDHGMRRVAWDELTLVDHWRRYLADPRSYLRHVLG; from the coding sequence GTGATTATCGAACGTGCGTACGCTCACGTTGCCTCGTCCGGCGAGGGGGAGTCTGGCAAGGGGGAGCCGGGCGGAAGGGGGTGGCCTTGGTCCGTGCCCTGTGTGCGCGGGCTCGTCGCGGACGGTCTGCGCTTCACCGCGCCGGTGACCTATCTGGTCGGTGAGAACGGCTCGGGCAAGTCGACCCTCGTCGAGGCCCTCGCCGAAGGCTTCGGTCTGGACTCCTGGGGCGGCTCGCACGACTGGCGTTACGCCGCCCACCGCCCCAAGTCGGTGCTGGGCGAGCGGATCCGGTTCGACGCGGCGCCGGGCGGACGGCGGATGCTGGGCAGCTGGTCCGCCCGCAAGGGCTTCTTCCTGCGCGCGGAGACGGCGCTGGACGCGCTGGACCGGGAAGGGTTCGCCCCGGAGTCGGTCAGTCACGGCGAGGGCTTCCTCGCGGCGTTCCGGGGAAAGTTCCTCCAGCCCGGCCTGTATGTGATGGATGAGCCGGAAGCGGCGCTGTCGTTCACGTCCTGCCTCGAACTCCTCGGCCACATCGATCAGTTGGTGAAGCGTGGCGGCCAGGTCATCTGCGCTACCCACTCCCCGCTGCTGACCGCCCTTCCCGGCGCGGACATCATCGAGGTCGGCGACCACGGCATGCGTCGGGTGGCCTGGGACGAGCTCACCCTGGTCGACCACTGGCGCCGCTACCTCGCCGACCCGCGGTCGTATCTGCGGCATGTCCTGGGCTGA